One window of Trifolium pratense cultivar HEN17-A07 linkage group LG5, ARS_RC_1.1, whole genome shotgun sequence genomic DNA carries:
- the LOC123885903 gene encoding probable pectinesterase 53 produces the protein MAMLLAIIVISAAADSYSSSPPPYEPPPIVGRASNTLEVKTLEGQGVPLDQAESNLPKIKAEVQKSQLDLKLRQAESNNVTINVNPNGGGGDFKTITEAINNIPAPNSRRVVVFIAPGLYREKIVIPQDLDFITFLGDATKKPIITGNDKASTIGSDGEPLTTFKSATVAVDADYFIAINIVFENTASPRIGSNNDQAVALRVSGNKCAFYNSDFYGFQDTLYDHKGLHYFKGCKIQGTVDFIFGNGRSLYQGCTINSIAQNVGFITAQKRSSLTTDDSGFSILNSKVIGSGQVYLGRPWGDYSRVIFSYTYMDNLVLPQGWVDTIDDGDHHLSVFYAEYKCTGPGSNFAGRLPWIQRLSDKDAQEFIGVHFIYGETWLITSGGARTLIKAQSSQDRLRSRSDCSRVVLDGGRRLL, from the exons ATGGCAATGCTATTGGCAATTATTGTGATTTCTGCTGCTGCAGATAGTTACTCTTCTTCTCCACCACCTTATGAACCACCTCCAATAGTTGGAAGGGCTTCAAATACTCTTGAG GTTAAGACACTTGAGGGACAAGGAGTGCCTTTAGATCAAGCTGAATCCAACCTGCCCAAAATCAAAGCAGAAGTGCAGAAGTCACAG CTTGATTTGAAGCTGAGACAAGCGGAGAGTAACAATGTGACTATTAATGTTAACCcaaatggtggtggtggtgatttcAAGACCATTACTGAAGCTATCAACAACATTCCAGCACCCAACAGCAGAAGAGTAGTTGTTTTCATTGCGCCCGGTCTTTACAG GGAGAAAATTGTGATCCCTCAAGATTTGGATTTCATAACATTCTTAGGAGATGCAACGAAGAAACCAATTATTACCGGAAATGATAAAGCATCTACCATTGGAAGTGATGGCGAACCATTGACGACGTTCAAGAGTGCAACAGTTGCAGTGGATGCAGACTATTTCATAGCTATCAACATTGTATTTGag AACACTGCATCACCACGTATTGGATCGAATAATGATCAAGCTGTTGCTCTTCGCGTCTCTGGAAACAAATGTGCTTTTTACAATAGCGACTTCTATGGATTTCAAGACACGTTATACGATCATAAAGGCCTCCACTACTTCAAAGGTTGCAAAATTCAAGGCACTGTTGATTTTATCTTTGGAAATGGGAGGTCCCTTTACCAG GGCTGCACTATAAATTCCATAGCGCAAAATGTAGGCTTTATCACAGCTCAAAAGCGCTCAAGTTTGACAACTGATGATAGTGGATTTTCAATATTAAATAGCAAAGTAATAGGGAGTGGTCAAGTTTATTTGGGAAGACCATGGGGAGATTACTCGAGAGTAATTTTCTCTTATACCTACATGGACAATCTTGTTCTCCCTCAAGGATGGGTTGACACTATAGACGACGGTGACCACCACTT GAGCGTATTCTACGCAGAATATAAGTGTACTGGACCTGGATCCAATTTTGCTGGAAGACTTCCATGGATACAGAGATTGTCAGACAAAGATGCCCAAGAATTTATCGGGGTTCATTTCATTTATGGGGAGACTTGGCTCATTACCAGTGGTGGTGCTCGGACCCTG atcAAAGCACAATCGAGCCAGGATCGATTAAGGTCTAGATCGGATTGCAGTAGAGTAGTGCTTGACGGCGGAAGAAGACTGCTATAG
- the LOC123887454 gene encoding ATPase family AAA domain-containing protein FIGL1-like isoform X2 — protein MEKESMKKCWRKEVDENLQRLHSLLFGVERALDQQNCDFSTAYILSLRLIGFIDSRSQSEIDQAFLQQTRRQALTYLHTAKQSLTPLIDRQAFEQVKRSPGPIFRSTGDIDIDKIRNSKYFQALLKPSKEKDCNQLVDQLGKQNNTGKEASKEVVQTKLTSIYGKNSLRTSNGSKSFFNLKNNNSEDCIIIGRPQSHGIHTKSPVVSSVFEVEGEGIARGNTFPTKRAHVENTSPRVGYVKSPSIKEEVNPDVAGNGFVTARAKLEMDVKQKQGAIGSPSAPVSPQCDNNPANRLYGGRSYGVSRRGIRGNFVPPIKSNGSNTGNMTSRIAGNKSGDSLDESTKKCLEMLYGPDGELPEKLRNLEPRLIEHVSNEIMDKDPNVHWDDIAGLGHAKRCVSEMVILPLQRPDLFMGCRSPGRGLLLFGPPGTGKTMVGKAIAGDAKATFFYISASSLTSKWIGEGEKLVRALFGVASCRQPAVIFVDEIDSLLSQRKSDGEHEASRRLKTQFLIEMEGFDGGNDQILLIGATNRPQELDEAARRRLTKRLYIPLPSSEARAWIARSLLEKDGLFNLSNEEMDVICNLTDGYSGSDMKNLVKDASMGPLREKIRQGVNIVELKKEDMRPVTLQDFKDSLHEVRPSVSPDELGTYEQWNKKFGSMSV, from the exons ATGGAAAAGGAATCTATGAAAAAGTGTTGGAGAAAAGAAGTAGATGAAAATCTTCAAAGATTACACTCTCTCTTGTTCGGCGTTGAACGTGCCCTAGATCAACAGAATTGCGATTTCTCTACCGCTTATATTCTCTCTCTTCGTCTCATCGGTTTCATTGATTCTCGTTCTCAATCAGAAATCGATCAAGCTTTTCTTCAACAGACTCGTCGTCAAGCTTTGACCTATCTTCATACTGCTAAACAATCTCTCACTCCTCTCATTGATCG CCAAGCTTTTGAGCAAGTAAAGAGGTCTCCAGGACCCATTTTTAGGTCAACAGGAGATATTGACATTGACAAGATACGGAATTCTAAATACTTTCAAGCTCTTCTTAAGCCATCTAAAGAAAAAGATTGCAATCAATTG GTTGATCAACTGGGGAAGCAAAACAATACAGGCAAAGAAGCATCAAAGGAAGTGGTGCAAACAAAGTTAACATCAATATATGGGAAAAACAGCTTGAGGACTAGTAATGGTTCCAAAAGTTTTTTTAACTTGAAAAATAACAATTCTGAGGACTGTATAATTATTGGAAGGCCTCAATCACATGGCATCCATACAAAGAGTCCTGTTGTCTCTTCTGTTTTTGAAGTCGAAGGAGAAGGAATAGCTCGTGGAAACACGTTTCCGACAAAACGTGCACACGTGGAAAATACTAGCCCCAGAGTTGGTTATGTCAAGTCACCTTCAATCAAGGAGGAAGTTAATCCTGATGTTGCGGGCAATGGGTTTGTTACTGCCAGAGCAAAGTTG GAAATGGATGTAAAGCAAAAGCAGGGTGCAATTGGTTCACCCAGTGCACCTGTCTCACCACAATGCGACAACAATCCTGCCAACAGGCTATATGGTGGGAGATCATATGGTGTTTCACGACGTGGCATCCGTGGTAATTTTGTCCCCCCTATTAAATCCAATGGGAGCAATACTGGAAATATGACTTCCCGAATTGCTGGCAACAAAAGTGGTGATTCTTTAGATGAGTCTACAAAGAAATG TTTGGAAATGCTGTATGGTCCTGACGGTGAACTTCCTGAGAAACTAAGAAATTTAGAACCTCGCCTCATTGAACATGTTAGTAACGAGATTATGGATAAAGATCCCAATGTCCACTGGGATGACATTG CTGGATTGGGCCATGCCAAACGTTGTGTCAGTGAGATGGTCATATTACCTCTGCAACGTCCTGACTTATTTATGGGCTGCCGTTCTCCTGGGAGAGGTTTGCTTCTATTTGGTCCACCA GGAACTGGTAAAACAATGGTAGGAAAAGCCATAGCTGGGGATGCAAAGGCAACCTTCTTTTACATATCTGCAAGCTCGTTGACTAGCAAATGG ATTGGTGAAGGTGAAAAGCTAGTAAGAGCCCTCTTTGGAGTGGCCAGTTGTCGTCAGCCAGCAgtaatttttgttgatgaaatAGATTCGCTCTTGTCTCAG CGTAAGTCAGATGGTGAGCATGAAGCAAGCAGAAGGCTAAAGACACAGTTTCTTATTGAAATGGAAGGTTTCGACGGTGGTAACGACCAAATTCTGCTTATAG GTGCAACAAATCGTCCTCAAGAGCTTGATGAAGCAGCACGGAGGAGACTTACCAAAAGACTTTATATTCCCCTACCATCCTCAG AGGCAAGAGCTTGGATTGCACGTAGCCTTTTAGAGAAGGACGGATTATTCAACCTATCAAATGAGGAAATGGATGTTATATGCAACTTAACAGATG GTTATTCTGGATCAGACATGAAAAACTTAGTGAAGGATGCTTCTATGGGTCCCCTGAGAGAGAAAATAAGACAAGGCGTAAATATTGTAGAGTTGAAGAAGGAGGATATGAGGCCAGTAACTCTTCAG GACTTCAAAGATTCCCTACATGAGGTGAGACCTTCTGTTTCACCTGATGAACTTGGCACTTATGagcaatggaacaagaaattTGGAAGCATGTCAGTTTAG
- the LOC123887454 gene encoding ATPase family AAA domain-containing protein FIGL1-like isoform X1 — protein sequence MEKESMKKCWRKEVDENLQRLHSLLFGVERALDQQNCDFSTAYILSLRLIGFIDSRSQSEIDQAFLQQTRRQALTYLHTAKQSLTPLIDRQAFEQVKRSPGPIFRSTGDIDIDKIRNSKYFQALLKPSKEKDCNQLVNVDQLGKQNNTGKEASKEVVQTKLTSIYGKNSLRTSNGSKSFFNLKNNNSEDCIIIGRPQSHGIHTKSPVVSSVFEVEGEGIARGNTFPTKRAHVENTSPRVGYVKSPSIKEEVNPDVAGNGFVTARAKLEMDVKQKQGAIGSPSAPVSPQCDNNPANRLYGGRSYGVSRRGIRGNFVPPIKSNGSNTGNMTSRIAGNKSGDSLDESTKKCLEMLYGPDGELPEKLRNLEPRLIEHVSNEIMDKDPNVHWDDIAGLGHAKRCVSEMVILPLQRPDLFMGCRSPGRGLLLFGPPGTGKTMVGKAIAGDAKATFFYISASSLTSKWIGEGEKLVRALFGVASCRQPAVIFVDEIDSLLSQRKSDGEHEASRRLKTQFLIEMEGFDGGNDQILLIGATNRPQELDEAARRRLTKRLYIPLPSSEARAWIARSLLEKDGLFNLSNEEMDVICNLTDGYSGSDMKNLVKDASMGPLREKIRQGVNIVELKKEDMRPVTLQDFKDSLHEVRPSVSPDELGTYEQWNKKFGSMSV from the exons ATGGAAAAGGAATCTATGAAAAAGTGTTGGAGAAAAGAAGTAGATGAAAATCTTCAAAGATTACACTCTCTCTTGTTCGGCGTTGAACGTGCCCTAGATCAACAGAATTGCGATTTCTCTACCGCTTATATTCTCTCTCTTCGTCTCATCGGTTTCATTGATTCTCGTTCTCAATCAGAAATCGATCAAGCTTTTCTTCAACAGACTCGTCGTCAAGCTTTGACCTATCTTCATACTGCTAAACAATCTCTCACTCCTCTCATTGATCG CCAAGCTTTTGAGCAAGTAAAGAGGTCTCCAGGACCCATTTTTAGGTCAACAGGAGATATTGACATTGACAAGATACGGAATTCTAAATACTTTCAAGCTCTTCTTAAGCCATCTAAAGAAAAAGATTGCAATCAATTGGTAAAT GTTGATCAACTGGGGAAGCAAAACAATACAGGCAAAGAAGCATCAAAGGAAGTGGTGCAAACAAAGTTAACATCAATATATGGGAAAAACAGCTTGAGGACTAGTAATGGTTCCAAAAGTTTTTTTAACTTGAAAAATAACAATTCTGAGGACTGTATAATTATTGGAAGGCCTCAATCACATGGCATCCATACAAAGAGTCCTGTTGTCTCTTCTGTTTTTGAAGTCGAAGGAGAAGGAATAGCTCGTGGAAACACGTTTCCGACAAAACGTGCACACGTGGAAAATACTAGCCCCAGAGTTGGTTATGTCAAGTCACCTTCAATCAAGGAGGAAGTTAATCCTGATGTTGCGGGCAATGGGTTTGTTACTGCCAGAGCAAAGTTG GAAATGGATGTAAAGCAAAAGCAGGGTGCAATTGGTTCACCCAGTGCACCTGTCTCACCACAATGCGACAACAATCCTGCCAACAGGCTATATGGTGGGAGATCATATGGTGTTTCACGACGTGGCATCCGTGGTAATTTTGTCCCCCCTATTAAATCCAATGGGAGCAATACTGGAAATATGACTTCCCGAATTGCTGGCAACAAAAGTGGTGATTCTTTAGATGAGTCTACAAAGAAATG TTTGGAAATGCTGTATGGTCCTGACGGTGAACTTCCTGAGAAACTAAGAAATTTAGAACCTCGCCTCATTGAACATGTTAGTAACGAGATTATGGATAAAGATCCCAATGTCCACTGGGATGACATTG CTGGATTGGGCCATGCCAAACGTTGTGTCAGTGAGATGGTCATATTACCTCTGCAACGTCCTGACTTATTTATGGGCTGCCGTTCTCCTGGGAGAGGTTTGCTTCTATTTGGTCCACCA GGAACTGGTAAAACAATGGTAGGAAAAGCCATAGCTGGGGATGCAAAGGCAACCTTCTTTTACATATCTGCAAGCTCGTTGACTAGCAAATGG ATTGGTGAAGGTGAAAAGCTAGTAAGAGCCCTCTTTGGAGTGGCCAGTTGTCGTCAGCCAGCAgtaatttttgttgatgaaatAGATTCGCTCTTGTCTCAG CGTAAGTCAGATGGTGAGCATGAAGCAAGCAGAAGGCTAAAGACACAGTTTCTTATTGAAATGGAAGGTTTCGACGGTGGTAACGACCAAATTCTGCTTATAG GTGCAACAAATCGTCCTCAAGAGCTTGATGAAGCAGCACGGAGGAGACTTACCAAAAGACTTTATATTCCCCTACCATCCTCAG AGGCAAGAGCTTGGATTGCACGTAGCCTTTTAGAGAAGGACGGATTATTCAACCTATCAAATGAGGAAATGGATGTTATATGCAACTTAACAGATG GTTATTCTGGATCAGACATGAAAAACTTAGTGAAGGATGCTTCTATGGGTCCCCTGAGAGAGAAAATAAGACAAGGCGTAAATATTGTAGAGTTGAAGAAGGAGGATATGAGGCCAGTAACTCTTCAG GACTTCAAAGATTCCCTACATGAGGTGAGACCTTCTGTTTCACCTGATGAACTTGGCACTTATGagcaatggaacaagaaattTGGAAGCATGTCAGTTTAG